A region of Aliivibrio fischeri DNA encodes the following proteins:
- the ppiD gene encoding peptidylprolyl isomerase gives MMDRIREGSTGLAVKIILGLIIFSFVFAGVGSYLVGGGQPLAAKVGEREITRNEFEQVYQNERNRMQSQLGEYFATLLGDPAYVEQFRKSVLDRMVNDALLDNQAQDLGLRISDDQIRQTILSMPQFQKDGKFDEEIYNISLRRAGFSSDSFAAYLRQDLARNQLVMALESTEFTLSNEVQAQAALETQQREIRTITLNTADFAKNAKVTDEEITEYYNANKQQFVRPEQVKVSYVELSGNSLKAQAPITDKEIEEYYQANLDKYSTQEKREVSHILIKGDEADAQKVLDRINNGEDFATVAKDASQDIPTAKEGGSLGWIERGVIDPEFEDAAFQLAKVGDHSGIVKSAFGFHIIQLNGIEEPTTKPLAEVSADIKSFLVDEHAADAFYSLQTELAEKAFESPDSLDDAAEAVDAKIVTSDFFSQADAPKALADSAVLQAIYSPEVKEDGLNSDVIEIAPEHVIVVRVEDVRDEMVLPLDEVKDAVIARLSQAQGEQEALELAQNVISGLKKGDNSVMTNNGLAFAEARMISRNDELANDVYRLEKPADGKSTYAQVMDRQGNHVIVALDSVLELNDSNMSSQIATGLLRSQTQQDLTATLDTLKESTEISYPLLEQ, from the coding sequence ATGATGGATCGAATTCGCGAAGGTTCAACAGGCCTTGCAGTTAAGATCATTCTCGGTCTAATTATTTTCTCATTTGTATTTGCAGGTGTAGGTAGTTATTTAGTCGGTGGTGGCCAGCCTTTAGCAGCGAAAGTTGGTGAGCGCGAAATTACTCGTAATGAGTTTGAGCAAGTTTATCAAAATGAACGTAACCGTATGCAATCGCAGTTAGGTGAATATTTTGCTACGTTACTGGGTGATCCTGCATATGTAGAGCAATTCCGTAAGTCAGTTTTAGACCGTATGGTTAATGATGCACTGCTTGATAACCAAGCTCAAGATTTAGGCTTGCGTATTAGTGATGATCAAATTCGTCAAACTATCCTTTCAATGCCTCAATTCCAAAAAGATGGCAAGTTTGATGAAGAAATCTATAACATTTCTTTACGCCGTGCAGGTTTTAGCTCTGATAGTTTTGCCGCTTACTTACGTCAAGACTTAGCAAGAAACCAGCTAGTTATGGCGTTAGAATCGACAGAATTTACGTTATCAAATGAAGTTCAAGCACAAGCTGCTTTAGAAACTCAGCAACGTGAAATTCGTACGATTACATTAAATACTGCTGATTTTGCTAAAAATGCAAAAGTAACAGATGAAGAAATCACAGAATACTACAATGCAAACAAACAACAATTTGTTCGACCTGAACAAGTAAAAGTGTCATATGTAGAGTTATCTGGTAATTCATTAAAAGCGCAGGCGCCAATTACAGATAAAGAAATTGAAGAATATTACCAAGCGAATTTAGATAAATATTCTACACAAGAGAAGCGTGAAGTTAGCCATATTTTAATTAAAGGCGACGAAGCTGATGCACAAAAAGTGCTAGATAGAATTAACAATGGCGAAGACTTTGCTACTGTAGCTAAAGATGCTTCACAAGATATCCCTACAGCTAAAGAAGGTGGTTCTTTAGGTTGGATTGAGCGTGGTGTTATTGATCCTGAGTTTGAAGATGCTGCTTTCCAATTAGCAAAAGTAGGTGATCATTCAGGTATCGTGAAATCAGCATTTGGTTTCCATATCATTCAACTGAATGGTATCGAAGAACCAACAACAAAACCGCTTGCTGAAGTAAGTGCTGATATCAAGTCGTTCTTAGTTGATGAGCATGCAGCAGATGCGTTTTACAGTCTACAAACTGAACTAGCTGAAAAAGCGTTTGAATCACCTGATTCATTAGATGATGCTGCTGAAGCCGTTGATGCGAAGATTGTAACATCTGATTTCTTCTCTCAAGCTGATGCACCTAAAGCGCTTGCGGATTCAGCTGTACTTCAAGCTATTTATAGCCCAGAAGTTAAAGAAGATGGTTTAAACTCTGATGTTATCGAAATTGCACCTGAACATGTTATCGTTGTTCGTGTTGAAGATGTTCGTGATGAAATGGTTTTACCTCTTGATGAAGTAAAAGATGCAGTAATTGCTCGCTTATCTCAAGCACAAGGTGAACAGGAAGCCCTAGAACTTGCTCAAAACGTAATTTCAGGCCTTAAGAAAGGTGACAATAGCGTGATGACAAATAATGGCTTAGCGTTTGCTGAGGCTCGAATGATCAGCCGTAATGATGAATTAGCAAATGACGTATATCGTTTAGAGAAGCCTGCTGATGGTAAATCAACGTATGCACAGGTTATGGATCGTCAAGGAAACCATGTCATTGTTGCTCTTGATAGTGTATTAGAATTAAATGATTCAAATATGTCATCGCAAATTGCTACTGGTTTATTGCGTTCTCAAACTCAGCAAGATTTAACAGCAACGTTAGATACGCTAAAAGAAAGTACAGAAATTAGCTATCCGTTACTTGAACAGTAA
- a CDS encoding cation:proton antiporter family protein, which produces MELLFIIAAFVMGFIALKINLPPLVGFLLAGFGLHALGFQSNDALETFADLGVTLLLFSIGLKLDIKTLLAKEIWLGATLHNVFSTLFFTFALLGLKLLGINMLANIETAQLVLFGFALSFSSTVFAVKALQEKGEMNATYGTLAIGILVMQDIFAVVFLTASTGKIPEITALALFALPLFRPLFFKLLDWAGHGEMLVLYGIFLALVAGAGTFELVGMKPDLGALILGMLLAGHAKASELSKSLFNLKEVLLICFFLNIGLSAAPTVSGLGLALILILLLPVKSFLYFIIINKFKFRVRTSLLASLTLFNYSEFGLIVGGLAFKMGWLPADTLVAIAIAVSISFIISAPLNNFGHTIYQRSRHWLKEHTAERLNPMDKLINPGRAQILILGMGRIGSGAYDELKEKYGDIILGIELREESAKQHQELGRNVISGDATDPDFWERILSTSHVKLVLLAMPNHQGNQFALEQLQTRNYQGQTAAIAAYNDQIDGLIEQGVDAAFNIYHEAGSGFARHVSEQLDPQFNHHKDYITH; this is translated from the coding sequence ATGGAGTTACTTTTTATCATTGCAGCGTTTGTAATGGGATTTATTGCTTTAAAAATTAACCTACCGCCTCTTGTCGGTTTTTTATTAGCTGGATTTGGTTTACACGCCCTTGGTTTTCAATCTAATGACGCTCTTGAGACATTTGCCGATCTCGGTGTCACCCTATTACTTTTCTCCATTGGCTTAAAATTAGATATTAAAACATTACTTGCTAAAGAAATTTGGTTAGGCGCTACACTTCATAATGTCTTTTCAACTCTGTTTTTTACCTTTGCATTATTAGGGCTTAAACTTCTTGGCATCAATATGCTTGCCAACATAGAGACAGCTCAACTGGTACTCTTTGGTTTTGCACTCTCTTTCTCAAGTACAGTATTCGCAGTAAAAGCATTACAAGAAAAAGGTGAAATGAATGCAACCTACGGTACCTTAGCCATTGGTATTCTTGTTATGCAAGATATCTTTGCGGTTGTATTTTTAACTGCATCAACGGGGAAAATTCCAGAAATTACCGCGCTCGCTCTTTTTGCATTACCTTTGTTTAGACCATTGTTTTTTAAACTACTCGATTGGGCTGGGCACGGTGAAATGCTGGTCCTTTACGGTATTTTCTTAGCATTAGTTGCTGGGGCTGGTACTTTTGAATTAGTAGGTATGAAACCGGATCTAGGTGCACTTATCTTAGGAATGCTATTAGCTGGACATGCAAAAGCCTCAGAATTATCTAAATCACTTTTTAATTTAAAAGAAGTTCTACTCATTTGCTTCTTTTTAAATATTGGCTTGTCTGCCGCACCAACGGTTTCAGGTCTTGGACTCGCTCTGATCCTTATTTTACTGTTACCAGTTAAAAGCTTCTTATACTTCATTATTATTAATAAATTCAAGTTCCGAGTGCGAACCTCATTACTTGCCTCTCTAACCCTATTTAATTACAGCGAATTTGGGCTTATTGTTGGCGGTCTTGCCTTTAAAATGGGATGGTTACCAGCAGATACCTTAGTTGCCATTGCTATTGCCGTCTCCATCTCGTTCATTATCTCTGCACCATTAAATAATTTTGGACATACCATTTACCAACGTTCTCGTCATTGGTTAAAAGAACATACTGCTGAACGATTAAATCCGATGGATAAGTTAATTAATCCCGGACGCGCTCAAATTCTGATTTTAGGTATGGGTCGCATTGGTAGTGGCGCCTATGATGAACTAAAAGAAAAATATGGTGACATTATTTTAGGTATAGAATTGCGTGAAGAATCAGCAAAACAGCACCAAGAACTAGGAAGAAATGTGATTTCTGGTGATGCAACCGACCCTGATTTTTGGGAACGTATTCTTTCAACTTCGCACGTAAAATTAGTTTTATTAGCAATGCCCAATCACCAAGGTAATCAATTTGCACTTGAGCAACTACAAACTAGAAACTATCAAGGACAAACCGCTGCAATCGCAGCATACAATGACCAAATTGATGGATTAATTGAACAAGGTGTTGATGCTGCATTTAATATTTATCACGAAGCAGGCAGTGGTTTTGCCCGTCATGTAAGTGAACAGTTAGATCCACAATTTAATCATCATAAAGATTACATAACGCATTAA
- a CDS encoding peptide MFS transporter, whose translation MSNNNKLLMGHPQGLFLLFGTELWERFSYYAMRAILVLYLTDRTINGGMGWTVKDALSLYGTYTALMYITPLIGGWLADNYLGQRKALLIGGFLMVIGQFTLALPHDFLPFSVEALFYTGLGFLIAGNGLFKPNVSTMVGDLYEDGDHRRDGAFTIFYMGINLGSLLAGVVSGSVTGVWGWKAGFVAAGIGMIISLIIQSLFAQRFLGDIGVRPAAHIAKENAKAAGKSSTALTKEEIDRLKVVMIMGLFVIVFWAGFEQAGGLMNVYSQQYTDRMIGSFEVPAAWFQSLNPFFIIVLAPIIAGIWVKLGPKEPSSPVKFAMALFFLAMGFVCMVGAVLEQGGDLTVKTSMLWLVGAYFFHTLGELCLSPIGLSLVTKLAPLRLASLMMGTWFGFNAISNYIAGLVGSHVESLGALDIFAGIAITATVSGVLLLIISGTLIRWMHGAEKAH comes from the coding sequence ATGTCAAATAACAACAAATTACTTATGGGACACCCTCAAGGGTTGTTCTTACTTTTTGGAACAGAGCTTTGGGAACGCTTCTCCTATTACGCAATGCGCGCTATCTTGGTTCTATATCTCACAGATAGAACCATCAATGGTGGTATGGGTTGGACAGTAAAAGATGCATTAAGCCTATATGGTACTTATACCGCCCTTATGTACATCACCCCTCTCATTGGCGGATGGTTAGCTGATAATTACTTAGGCCAACGTAAAGCATTATTAATCGGTGGTTTCTTAATGGTAATTGGTCAATTTACTTTGGCTTTACCGCACGATTTCCTTCCTTTTTCTGTCGAAGCCTTATTTTATACCGGTCTTGGCTTTCTAATCGCTGGTAATGGTTTATTTAAACCAAATGTTTCCACAATGGTTGGCGATTTATATGAAGATGGCGATCATCGTCGTGATGGCGCATTTACTATCTTCTACATGGGTATTAACTTAGGTTCTTTACTTGCTGGTGTTGTATCAGGCTCTGTAACTGGAGTATGGGGATGGAAAGCTGGTTTTGTTGCAGCTGGTATCGGTATGATCATCAGTTTGATCATCCAAAGTCTTTTTGCCCAACGCTTCTTAGGTGACATCGGTGTTAGACCTGCAGCACATATCGCAAAAGAAAACGCAAAAGCAGCTGGTAAATCAAGCACCGCGTTAACTAAAGAAGAAATTGACCGACTAAAAGTGGTCATGATCATGGGCTTATTCGTTATTGTTTTCTGGGCAGGCTTTGAACAAGCTGGTGGCCTGATGAATGTATATTCACAACAATACACAGATAGAATGATTGGTTCTTTTGAAGTTCCTGCAGCTTGGTTCCAATCGTTAAACCCGTTCTTTATTATTGTTCTTGCTCCTATCATTGCTGGAATATGGGTTAAACTCGGTCCAAAAGAGCCAAGCTCACCAGTTAAATTTGCGATGGCTCTATTCTTCTTGGCTATGGGTTTCGTATGTATGGTTGGCGCAGTACTAGAACAAGGTGGCGACTTAACCGTTAAAACCTCAATGCTTTGGTTAGTTGGCGCGTATTTCTTCCATACTTTAGGTGAACTGTGTTTATCACCAATTGGTCTTTCATTAGTTACTAAATTAGCTCCATTACGTTTAGCTTCATTAATGATGGGGACTTGGTTTGGCTTCAATGCTATCTCTAACTACATTGCAGGCTTAGTAGGCTCTCATGTTGAAAGCTTAGGTGCTCTAGATATCTTTGCTGGTATTGCTATCACGGCAACAGTTTCTGGTGTTCTTCTTCTGATAATTTCAGGTACGCTTATTCGTTGGATGCACGGTGCTGAAAAAGCTCATTAA
- the nagA gene encoding N-acetylglucosamine-6-phosphate deacetylase — MYALTNCKVYTGNDVLTDHSVIINGTEIEAVCPTSELPGGIELKDLDGAILSPGFIDLQLNGCGGVMLNDEITAETMQIMHEANLKSGCTSFLPTLITSSDEDMRAAIEAAREYHSKYQNQSLGLHLEGPYLNVMKKGIHSVDHIRTSDSDMIQLMCDNADLIAKVTLAPEQNDPEHIERLHKAGIVVSIGHTNATYAEARQGFESGITFATHLFNAMTPMVGREPGVVGAIYDTPDVYAGIIADGFHVDYANIRIAHKIKKEKLVLVTDATAPAGADMEYFIFVGKKVYYKDGKCVDENGTLGGSALTMIEAVQNTVEHVGIALDEALRMATLYPAQAMGLDNKLGRIKKNMVANLAIFDRDFNVKATVVNGQYEQS; from the coding sequence ATGTATGCGCTAACTAACTGTAAAGTTTATACAGGTAACGATGTTCTTACTGACCATTCAGTAATCATTAATGGAACAGAGATTGAAGCTGTTTGCCCAACATCAGAACTACCAGGTGGTATTGAGCTAAAAGACTTAGATGGAGCGATTCTAAGCCCAGGCTTTATCGATCTTCAGCTTAATGGTTGTGGTGGCGTAATGCTTAATGATGAAATTACAGCAGAAACCATGCAAATTATGCATGAAGCAAACCTAAAATCTGGCTGTACTAGCTTCTTACCAACATTGATTACTTCTTCTGATGAAGATATGCGTGCGGCAATCGAAGCTGCTCGTGAATACCACAGCAAATATCAAAACCAATCTTTAGGTTTGCACCTAGAAGGTCCATACCTAAACGTAATGAAAAAAGGCATTCACAGCGTTGATCATATCCGTACGTCAGACTCAGACATGATCCAACTTATGTGTGATAACGCAGACCTAATCGCAAAAGTAACGCTAGCGCCAGAGCAAAATGATCCTGAGCATATCGAGCGCCTTCATAAAGCAGGTATCGTGGTATCTATTGGCCACACAAACGCAACTTATGCTGAAGCTCGTCAAGGATTTGAGTCAGGTATCACTTTCGCAACTCACTTGTTTAATGCAATGACGCCTATGGTTGGTCGTGAGCCTGGTGTTGTGGGTGCAATTTATGATACTCCAGACGTTTATGCTGGCATCATTGCTGATGGTTTCCATGTTGACTATGCAAACATCCGTATTGCACACAAAATAAAGAAAGAAAAACTAGTATTAGTGACCGATGCCACAGCTCCTGCAGGTGCTGACATGGAATACTTTATTTTTGTGGGTAAGAAAGTATATTACAAGGATGGCAAATGTGTTGATGAAAATGGCACATTAGGTGGCTCAGCTCTGACTATGATTGAAGCAGTTCAGAATACAGTTGAGCACGTTGGAATCGCTTTAGACGAAGCACTACGCATGGCGACTTTATATCCAGCTCAAGCTATGGGCTTAGATAATAAACTTGGCCGCATTAAAAAGAACATGGTTGCTAACCTTGCTATTTTTGATCGTGACTTCAATGTAAAAGCGACTGTTGTGAACGGACAATACGAGCAAAGTTAA
- the nagE gene encoding N-acetylglucosamine-specific PTS transporter subunit IIBC: protein MNILGYFQKVGKALMVPVATLPAAAILMGIGYWIDPVAWGGNSALAAFLIKAGAAIIDNMSVLFAVGVAYGMSKDKDGAAALSGFVGFLVVTTLLSPGAVAQIQGIDPAAVPAAFGKINNQFVGILVGIVSAEIYNRFSSVELHKALAFFSGKRLVPILTSFAGILIAFVLMYIWPAIYGGLVHFGESIQGMGSVGAGIYAFFNRLLIPVGLHHALNSVFWFDVAGINDIPNFLGGAKSIAEGTATVGVTGMYQAGFFPIMMFGLPGAALAIYHTAKVENKEKVASIMIAAGFASFFTGVTEPLEFSFMFLAPALYVVHAALTGISVFIAASMQWIAGFGFSAGLVDMVLSTRNPLAVNWYMLIIQGIVFFAIYYFVFRAVIVKFNLKTPGREDDEDEEGSTVGGSKETGELAKQYLKALGGHENLENIDACITRLRLTLKDTSVISEKQLKALGAMGVVKLGSNNVQVILGPLAEIVAGEMKKIPASEDLTAVALP from the coding sequence GTGAATATTTTAGGATATTTTCAAAAAGTAGGTAAGGCACTGATGGTACCAGTTGCTACATTACCTGCAGCAGCAATTTTAATGGGTATTGGTTACTGGATTGACCCGGTAGCTTGGGGTGGCAACAGTGCACTTGCAGCGTTTTTAATCAAAGCTGGTGCGGCTATCATCGACAACATGTCAGTACTGTTCGCAGTAGGTGTTGCTTATGGTATGTCTAAAGATAAAGATGGTGCAGCTGCACTTTCTGGTTTTGTTGGTTTCTTAGTTGTTACTACTCTTCTTTCACCAGGAGCAGTTGCTCAAATTCAGGGTATTGATCCCGCTGCAGTTCCAGCTGCATTTGGTAAAATCAATAACCAATTTGTTGGTATCCTAGTTGGTATCGTATCTGCTGAAATCTACAACCGTTTTTCTTCTGTAGAACTGCATAAAGCACTTGCATTCTTCTCAGGTAAGCGTCTTGTACCTATCCTAACTTCTTTCGCAGGTATCTTAATTGCGTTTGTACTTATGTACATCTGGCCTGCAATTTACGGCGGCCTAGTACACTTTGGTGAATCAATCCAAGGTATGGGTTCTGTTGGTGCTGGTATCTACGCATTCTTCAACCGTCTACTTATCCCTGTTGGTCTTCACCACGCACTTAACTCTGTGTTCTGGTTTGACGTAGCGGGTATTAACGATATTCCTAACTTCCTAGGTGGCGCTAAGTCTATCGCTGAAGGTACTGCAACTGTAGGTGTTACAGGTATGTACCAAGCTGGTTTCTTCCCAATCATGATGTTTGGTCTACCAGGTGCAGCACTAGCTATCTACCATACTGCTAAAGTTGAGAACAAAGAAAAAGTTGCATCTATCATGATTGCTGCTGGTTTCGCATCATTCTTCACTGGTGTAACAGAACCTCTAGAATTCTCATTCATGTTCCTTGCTCCTGCACTATACGTAGTTCACGCAGCATTAACAGGTATCTCTGTATTCATCGCAGCATCTATGCAATGGATTGCAGGTTTCGGTTTCTCAGCTGGTCTTGTAGATATGGTACTTTCTACTCGTAACCCTCTAGCTGTTAACTGGTACATGCTAATTATCCAAGGTATCGTATTCTTCGCAATCTACTACTTCGTATTCCGCGCTGTAATCGTTAAGTTCAACCTTAAGACTCCAGGCCGTGAAGACGACGAAGACGAAGAAGGTTCAACAGTTGGTGGTTCTAAAGAAACTGGTGAGCTAGCTAAACAATACCTTAAAGCTCTAGGTGGTCACGAAAACCTAGAAAACATCGATGCTTGTATCACTCGTCTACGTCTAACTCTTAAAGACACTAGCGTAATCAGCGAGAAGCAACTTAAAGCTCTAGGTGCAATGGGTGTGGTTAAACTTGGTTCAAACAACGTTCAAGTTATCCTTGGTCCTCTTGCTGAAATCGTAGCTGGCGAAATGAAAAAAATCCCAGCTTCTGAAGACCTAACAGCAGTTGCACTACCATAA
- a CDS encoding ComEA family DNA-binding protein translates to MLTLLSTLMLTLTLFSASVAAEVTKSDTHEGIEITVNINQAGAEELKTLLVGVGELKAQAIIDYRNANGKFVKADDLTKVKGIGDKLVEKNRDRITL, encoded by the coding sequence ATACTCACTTTACTCAGTACCTTGATGTTAACACTAACACTTTTCTCTGCTTCAGTAGCTGCAGAAGTAACAAAAAGCGATACACATGAAGGTATTGAAATAACGGTTAACATCAACCAAGCAGGAGCTGAAGAGCTAAAAACGTTATTGGTTGGTGTTGGAGAATTAAAAGCTCAAGCGATAATTGATTACCGTAATGCTAACGGCAAGTTTGTCAAAGCTGATGATTTAACGAAAGTTAAAGGTATTGGGGATAAACTGGTTGAGAAAAACCGAGATAGAATCACATTGTAG
- a CDS encoding ROK family protein, with protein MTGGQIGNVDLVKQLNSAAVYRLIDQKGPISRIQIADVSQLAPASVTKITRQLLERGLIKEVAQQASTGGRRAISLTTETSPFHSIAVRLGRDYIQLSLFDLSTKELASEYQEFHYSNQEHLLDGLKLLLEGFISKNQDTIKQLIAIGITLPGLVNPETGVVEYMPNTDVNKLLLADFIKDNFNTECFVGNDVRGLALAEHYFGASQDCYDSILVSVHRGTGAGIIVNGKVFLGHNRNVGEIGHIQIDPIGDKCQCGNFGCLETVAADPAIIARVESLLKQGYPSSLSQLPKITMTDICHAANHGDELATQTILRVGNQLGKAIAMTINLFNPQKIVIAGAITHADKILFAAIRNCIKNQSLTTFHKDLPIVASELYDQPTIGAFSMVKRAMLNGVLLQKLLDE; from the coding sequence ATGACTGGCGGACAAATTGGTAATGTAGATCTAGTAAAACAATTAAACAGTGCGGCTGTTTATCGTTTAATCGACCAAAAAGGTCCGATTTCTCGAATTCAAATTGCAGATGTAAGCCAGCTGGCTCCTGCAAGTGTTACCAAAATCACCCGTCAACTATTAGAGCGCGGCTTAATAAAAGAAGTCGCGCAACAAGCATCTACTGGTGGTCGAAGAGCTATCTCCTTGACCACTGAAACCTCCCCTTTCCACTCTATAGCAGTACGTCTAGGACGAGATTACATTCAACTGAGTTTGTTTGATCTTTCGACTAAAGAGCTGGCTAGCGAATACCAAGAATTCCATTATAGCAATCAAGAACATCTACTAGATGGGCTGAAATTACTATTGGAAGGCTTTATTTCAAAAAACCAAGATACAATTAAGCAATTAATTGCTATCGGCATTACTCTTCCTGGTTTAGTTAACCCTGAAACGGGTGTGGTTGAATACATGCCAAATACCGATGTAAACAAGCTACTTCTAGCGGATTTCATCAAAGATAATTTTAATACTGAATGTTTTGTAGGTAACGATGTTCGTGGCCTTGCACTTGCTGAACATTACTTTGGTGCTTCACAAGATTGTTATGATTCGATCTTAGTCAGTGTTCACCGTGGTACTGGTGCAGGTATTATTGTTAATGGCAAAGTATTTTTAGGTCATAACCGCAATGTAGGTGAAATTGGTCATATCCAAATTGACCCTATTGGTGATAAATGCCAATGCGGTAATTTTGGTTGCCTAGAAACCGTTGCTGCTGACCCAGCAATCATTGCACGTGTTGAGTCCTTATTAAAACAAGGCTATCCATCAAGTCTTTCTCAACTACCAAAAATCACCATGACAGATATTTGTCATGCTGCAAATCATGGCGATGAGCTAGCGACTCAAACAATATTGCGTGTAGGTAATCAATTAGGTAAGGCTATTGCGATGACAATAAACTTATTTAATCCTCAAAAGATCGTTATCGCAGGTGCAATTACCCATGCAGATAAGATCCTATTTGCTGCAATTCGTAACTGTATTAAGAATCAATCATTAACTACTTTCCATAAAGATCTACCAATTGTTGCTTCTGAGTTATACGACCAACCAACGATCGGGGCATTCTCTATGGTAAAACGTGCGATGCTTAATGGAGTCTTGTTACAAAAATTACTCGATGAATAA
- the rfaH gene encoding transcription/translation regulatory transformer protein RfaH: MKQWYLLYCKRGEQERAKLHLENQMVECFYPEIVVEKIVRGKRKQVKEPLFPCYMFIYFDFEVGPSFTSIRSTRGVSDFIRFGAQPKVLQGDLIYSLKALDENNNKEKLECLPEAGQKVAIKEGPYSGIEAIYKEADGEKRSILLITLINKKVEIKIPNSDIEY, encoded by the coding sequence ATGAAACAGTGGTATTTACTTTATTGCAAACGCGGTGAGCAAGAGAGAGCAAAACTACATTTAGAAAATCAAATGGTAGAGTGCTTTTATCCTGAGATCGTTGTAGAGAAAATTGTTCGAGGAAAAAGAAAACAAGTAAAAGAACCACTATTTCCATGCTATATGTTTATCTATTTTGATTTTGAGGTAGGTCCATCGTTTACTTCTATTCGCTCTACTCGTGGAGTTAGTGATTTTATTCGATTTGGTGCTCAGCCAAAGGTTCTGCAAGGTGACTTGATTTACTCATTAAAAGCGCTCGATGAAAATAATAATAAAGAGAAATTAGAGTGTTTACCTGAAGCTGGACAAAAAGTAGCGATAAAAGAAGGACCGTATAGCGGTATTGAAGCGATTTATAAAGAAGCTGATGGTGAAAAACGTTCCATCCTCTTAATAACGTTAATTAATAAAAAAGTAGAAATTAAAATACCTAACTCAGATATTGAATATTGA